The Isorropodon fossajaponicum endosymbiont JTNG4 genome segment AAATTAGATGCATCTGAATTAGAGTTGGATAAATATAAGATTGATGAAAATGGCTTTAGTTTAGGTTATAGCATACCCGTAACAAAAGAAACAAGAATTGGCGCTGACTTAAGAGCTTCAAAGCGTGATATTACTTGTGGAACAACCTTTTCTAATAATGATCACGAGCCAACACAATGTGCCAGTAAAGATAAAACTGAACTGAAATTGGGCTTGAATTGGAGTAACAACACACTAAATGACTTTAATTTTCCAACCAAAGGGCAAAAAAATAGTTTAAATTTTAGTCTGGCCTTGCCTATGGCAGATTTTCATTATTATAAGCTAGATGCCTCTCATAAAAGTTACTACCCATTGAAAAATGATTTAACTCTTTCCTTGAAAAGTAATCTAGGCCTTGCTCAAGGTTATGATAACAAAGAACTGCCTTTCTTTAAACGCTACTATGGTGGCGGATCCTCGTCAGTGCGTGGGTTTGACTTTAACTCCTTAGGTGCAAAATATATAGGTAGTGACAAAGCCAAAGGTGGTGAACTTTCCTTCCTGACTAGTGCCTCAGTCATCTCGCCAATAAAATTTATAGATGATAGTAAAAACATGCGCATTAGTGCCTTTGTTGATTTGGGGTCAATTAGTGAAAAAGCCTCTGGGTTTGACTTAGATGAATTACGCCTTTCAATAGGTGTTGCATTTTCTTGGCTAACACCTATTGGACCATTAGGCTTTTATGTTGCCCAGCCTTTAATTAAAAAATTAGGTGATAAAACCAAAACATTTGACTTTACATTAGGCACTAGTTTCTAAATCAAGCACAGATATAACTACCTTTTGACTTAATCTGAATAATGCACACATTAGGGGAAATTGCTAAAATCATCAATGCTAAACTTGTAGGTGATGCTAATATTGAAATTACAGACATTGCCACGAGTCTATCGGCCAATCAAACACAACTAACTTATATCGATGGTAACAAGCACAAAAAAACGTTAATAAACTCCAAGGCCGGTGTTGTTATTCTTAATAATGATTTGTTAAAAAACTGCCCTACCAATGCTTTAGTGGTTGATGATGTCTACTTAGCATTTGCAAAAGCCACACACTTGTTTAAAAAACAAACTATGCATTATCAAGGCATCCATCCAAGTGCCAAAATCAATGATGCAAAAATAGCGCCAAACTGTACTATCGGTAAAAATGTTGTTATTGGCAATCACTGCGCCATTGCTTCAAATGTTGTTATTGAGGATAATGTTACTATTGGTAATCATGCTTTGATTCAGCCAAATGTGAGTATTTTGCAAGGCTGTTCAATTGGCAACAATGTTGTTATATCTCCTGGCGTAGTGATTGGCTCAGAAGGATTTGGCAATGCCCAAGATCAACAAAAACACTGGCATAGTATTGCCCACCTTGGTTATGTTGTTATTGGCAACAATGTGAGCA includes the following:
- the lpxD gene encoding UDP-3-O-(3-hydroxymyristoyl)glucosamine N-acyltransferase, giving the protein MHTLGEIAKIINAKLVGDANIEITDIATSLSANQTQLTYIDGNKHKKTLINSKAGVVILNNDLLKNCPTNALVVDDVYLAFAKATHLFKKQTMHYQGIHPSAKINDAKIAPNCTIGKNVVIGNHCAIASNVVIEDNVTIGNHALIQPNVSILQGCSIGNNVVISPGVVIGSEGFGNAQDQQKHWHSIAHLGYVVIGNNVSIGANTTIDRGTIENTQIHNGVRIDNLVHIAHNVIIGQDSAIAATVTIGGSCTLGKRCMVGGGATIASHISLADDIIVTGASTVDKNLSEQGHYTGFTSISRHQKWKKIQVWLLNLDKIAHYLNIKLKELKEK